A single Denticeps clupeoides chromosome 7, fDenClu1.1, whole genome shotgun sequence DNA region contains:
- the gcdhb gene encoding glutaryl-CoA dehydrogenase b, which yields MALRSALSRLLFHPTRPAIISVTREQRTAATAQWEAEKAEKKPKAAKVQFNWQDALNLEGLLTEEEVMIRDSFRTYCQEKLMPRILMANRNEVFHREIVSEMGEIGVLGPTIKGYGCPGVSYVAYGLIAREVERVDSGYRSVMSAQSSLVMHPINAYGTAEQKEKYLPRLARGELLGCFGLTEPNHGSDPGGMETRAKYNPSSRTFTLTGSKTWITNSPVADICVVWAKCDDGKVRGFILERGMKGLSTPKIEGKFSLRASSTGMIIMDEVEVPEENLLPIVSGLGGPFGCLNNARYGIAWGALGAAEFCFHAARQYTLDRIQFGVPLARNQLIQKKMADMLTEITIGLQSCVRLGRLIDEKKSAPEMISMLKRNSCGKALDIARQARDMLGGNGIADEYHVIRHVMNLEAVNTYEGTHDVHALILGRAITGLQSFTVEK from the exons ATGGCATTAAGAAGTGCTTTAAGCCGTCTGCTTTTTCATCCCACACGGCCAGCAATTATTTCTGTAACAAGAGAACAGAGGACCGCTGCCACAGCCCAATGGG AGgcagaaaaagctgaaaaaaagccCAAAGCAG CCAAGGTGCAGTTTAACTGGCAGGATGCCTTAAATCTTGAGGGGCTCCTGACGGAGGAAGAGGTCATGATCCGTGACTCTTTCCGGACCTACTGCCAGGAGAAACTCATGCCACGGATACTCATGGCCAACAGGAATGAAG TTTTCCACCGTGAAATCGTGTCAGAGATGGGTGAGATTGGTGTCTTAGGCCCAACCATTAAAG GGTACGGCTGTCCGGGTGTCAGCTATGTGGCATATGGTCTGATTGCTCGGGAGGTTGAGAGGGTGGACAGCGGCTACCGCTCGGTCATGAGCGCGCAGTCCTCTCTGGTCATGCATCCTATAAATGCTTACGGCACTGCAGAACAGAAGGAGAAATACCTGCCCAGGCTGG cACGAGGTGAGCTTCTTGGTTGTTTTGGACTTACTGAGCCAAACCATGGGAGTGACCCTGGAGGCATGGAGACTAGGGCCAAGTACAACCCATCTAGTCGCACATTCACCCTAACTGGCTCCAAGACCTG GATCACTAACTCCCCAGTGGCAGATATCTGTGTGGTGTGGGCCAAGTGTGACGATGGCAAGGTGCGGGGTTTCATCTTGGAGCGCGGCATGAAGGGACTTTCAACGCCCAAGATTGAGGGCAAGTTCTCTCTGCGGGCTTCCTCAACAGGCATGATAATCATGGATGAGGTGGAGGTTCCTGAAGAAAACCTACTGCCCATTGTTTCTGGCCTGGGT GGCCCATTTGGCTGCCTGAATAACGCACGGTATGGCATTGCATGGGGAGCCCTGGGTGCTGCAGAGTTCTGTTTCCATGCTGCTCGTCAGTACACACTGGACAG AATTCAGTTTGGAGTCCCTTTGGCCAGGAATCAGCTGATCCAGAAGAAGATGGCAGACATGCTGACTGAAATCACAATTGGTCTGCAGTCCTGTGTGAGGCTAGGCAGGCTCATAGATGAGAAAAA GTCTGCACCAGAGATGATCTCTATGCTCAAGAGAAACAGTTGTGGCAAAGCACTGGACATTGCCAGGCAGGCTAGGGATATGCTGGGAGGCAATGGCATTGCAGATGAGTACCATGTCATCCGCCATGTGATGAACCTGGAGGCTGTCAACACATACGAAG GTACCCATGACGTTCATGCACTTATTCTTGGAAGAGCGATTACTGGTCTGCAGTCTTTCACGGTGGAGAAGTAA